One segment of Tenrec ecaudatus isolate mTenEca1 chromosome 1, mTenEca1.hap1, whole genome shotgun sequence DNA contains the following:
- the RAB13 gene encoding ras-related protein Rab-13 produces the protein MAKAYDHLFKLLLIGDSGVGKTCLIIRFAEDNFNNTYISTIGIDFKIRTVDIEGKKIKLQVWDTAGQERFKTITTAYYRGAMGIILVYDITDEKSFENIQNWMKSIKENASAGVERLLLGNKCDMEAKRKVQKEQANKLAREHGIRFFETSAKSSMNVDEAFSSLARDILLKSGNRRSGNSNKSPSTDLKTCDRKNTNKCSLA, from the exons ATGGCCAAAGCCTACGACCACCTCTTCAAGTTGCTGCTGATCGGGGACTCGGGGGTGGGCAAGACTTGTCTGATCATTCGCTTTGCAGAGGACAACTTCAACAACACTTATATCTCCACAATCG GAATTGACTTCAAGATCCGCACTGTGGACATAGAGGGGAAGAAGATCAAACTGCAAGTCTG GGACACGGCTGGCCAAGAGCGATTCAAGACAATAACTACCGCCTATTACCGTGGAGCCATG GGCATTATTCTCGTATATGACATCACAGATGAGAAATCCTTCGAGAATATTCAGAACTGGATGAAGAGCATCAAAGAG AATGCATCGGCAGGGGTGGAGCGCCTCTTGCTGGGGAACAAGTGTGACATGGAGGCCAAGAGGAAGGTGCAGAAGGAGCAGGCCAAcaag CTCGCTCGGGAACATGGAATCAGGTTTTTTGAGACAAGTGCCAAGTCCAGTATGAATGTGGATGAG GCTTTCAGCTCCCTGGCCCGGGACATCTTGCTCAAGTCTGGAAACCGGAGATCG GGAAACAGCAACAAGTCTCCCAGCACCGACCTGAAAACCTGTGACAGGAAGAACACCAACAAATGCTCCCTGgcctga